A stretch of DNA from Lotus japonicus ecotype B-129 chromosome 4, LjGifu_v1.2:
ATAGTATAACCTGAGGGTAGGATTTGCAACATGTTTATTGCAATTTTCACAGTACCAAAACCTGCCTTCGTTGTGCTTAACAGATTTGTTGCACTTGCAAGCTTTGTAGCTCCAATCATCAGGTATGACAATCTCTTCAATACTTCCAAAGACAATGAATATAGTACGCTGGTAATACTTTGAAATTAGATTTCAAAATcgttataaataaaatttaaaaatcatttGTGGAAAGGGAGGTGACTTACTGTTTTACAGTCGACCAAACCACTGATAGTTGTCCTTGGATACAGCTTTAAGAACTCATCTTCCGCTGACGGACAACTTAGATCTGTTATTTGGCTTAATGTCTGGTTCGACGTTTCATTGTTCTTGGCAAGACTAATAACATACCAATATCTTTGACTTTCGAACATAATATATGGTTAATAACGATATAGAAGATGTCATCATAAACAAAGGAAAAATACCTTTTTCGCAGACAAACAACATCGGGATGATCCGGGTTGAACAGTAGTTTGCTGCAATTGAATGCATTTTGCAATTGAATTTCTCCTGAAAATAATGTTTGCCACAAATGTGTCAGATATCATGTACGGAaaacaaaatatgaaataaacaaaaaacatgACGCGGTAATCAAATTAACCTTGAAATGTTCTGAGTTTGGCAAGTAAGAGCACCACAACAACATTGGAAATATTTCCAGCTTGCAGGAAAGCATTCAATTCTTCAACATATTCACCAAACAAAACACATTTTGTGTGAGGGTTGAAAttgtaaatgaaaaataaattgaggAAATAAAATATGTGTATCCataatacattttaaaaaaacattgaAAACAAACCCTCCAGAATAATAAAAACCATAATTTGTCGTATACTGATGAAAGAATCACATAAAATACTTACCAACCAAAATTTGTTGATCAAATGAAGGGCTTAATATCTCTTCAAAATCAGCAAATTTGAAGAGGTTTAGGGGGACCTTTTCAACGCTTACTGGAATGACTTTGGTCTCAAATTTGAAGGTTATTTTATCCTGATTCTTACATGGCCTGAAGTCACCAGTGTTGTTTCCTACCATAATATCATGGATTGAGTACACCCCCCCCCCTTCGTTCATGATCTTGTCAAAACGATAGACATGTTGCTTTCTGACGAAAGCATGAATCTTGTCACCCTATGTAAATTGCAGGACGGACGTTAAATGGTAGTATATAAATTAGAgaatgaaaaaaatttgaaattcaattaaatatttGATAAGTTTTCTACCTTGCCATCAATTAGCAACATGTTGTAGGATAGAGGTAACCCAGACTTGTCTGCGAGTGGATCATGCCAACTTCGAATGACTCGAACAATTAAGGTCCACTTTTCCGTAGAAGGATTgatttgagagaaaaaaaagttcATAGTAACAGGTATAGAAAAAACGCAAACTAAGTTAGGATTTCAACTTATGATTTGGATGGATGAATGATATAGTTTGTTAGGTTAGTCTCTATTTATCATGTAGATGTATAATAGGCAATGGTCATTTCCTTAATGAATATTGGTGGGAAATGGGTATTGGAAACCAGTCTAGGAAATTAATTTCCTTACATAGAACTTGGCTaccgaattttaaaagttttaaatatttttaacttttttttataatttaaaaatttgaaattattttacaacCAAGGAAAAAGGGATTCATgtcattaatatttttatataaggaaattcaTTATATAATacgtaattaaataattaaacatttttttaattaagtgttttatatatggaaataaataattaatttcgaaaatattttacttaaataaatagtcaatgcattaaaatttatttaattattttaaatttccttatttaaaaaaatgaaaatagcatttatttcataaaccatttaatgttttttatgattttaaataaggaaataaatataattaaatgttttatataaggaaatagaaggaaataaataattaatttcaaaaatattttccttagaTAAATAgtaaatgcattaaaatttatttaattattttaaatttccttatttaaaaaaatgaaaatagcatttatttcataaaccatttaatgtttttttatgattttaaataaggaaattaatataattaaatgttttatataaggaaattgaaggaaataaataattaatttaaaaatattttccttagataaatagtcaatgcattaaaatttatttaattattttaaatttccttattaaaaaaaacgaaaataatatttattccataaagcatttaatgtcttttatgattttaaataagaaaattaatataattaagtattttatataaggaaatagaaggaaataaataattaatttcgaaaaaattcattaaataaatagtcaatgcattaaaatttgttgaattattttaaatttccttatttaaaaaaaataaaatagcatttattccataaagcatttaatgtcttttatgattttaaataaggtaattaatataattaagtggtttatataagaaaattgaaggaaataaataattaatttcaaaaatattttccttaaaaaaatagtcaatgcatttaaatttatttaattattttaaatttccttatttaaaaagaagcaaaaataacatttataccataaaacatttaatgtcttttatgattttaaataaggaaattaatataattaagtggtttatataaagaaattgaagaaaataaataattaatttcaaaaatattttccttaaataaataggcaatgcattaaaatttatttaattattttaaattttcttatttaaaaaaaatgaaaatatcatTTATTCCATATAACATTTAATGTCtttaatgattttaaataaggaaattaatataattaagtgatttatgtaaggaaattgaaggaaataaataaataatttcgaaaatattttccttaaataaatcgtcaatgcattaaaatttatttaattattttaaatttccttatttaaaaaaaacgaaaatagcatttattccataaatcatttaatgtcttttctgattttaaataaggaaattaatataattaagtggtttatataaggaaattgaaggaaataaataattaatttcgaaaatagttttttttaaataaaacttggCTACcgaatttaaaaagtaattatttttttacctttttttatcattttaaaatttgaaattattctaaaaccaaggaaaaggggattcatgtaattaattatgtaaacttttttttcatcttaaaaATGGAACTTATTTCAAAagcgatttttttttttgaaaatggtaTAAAGCAATATATGGAtatcttattattataaatggCCGGTGAATGCAAAATTGTCAAATATATCAAGCTTGATTCAGCCTACAAGACAAAGTGATGAAGGCAAGGAAAAAATTGTACGtgtaaaacaaaggaaaaacaaagtaaatcaCGAGAACAATTCCAGagtgaaaaaaataacaattaatcttggattttatttgataaataaagtaaatcatgagaacaatcctctcatgtagaatgagaaaaacaaaacaacgaAAAGATACCCAAGACAAAACAACCCTGACTAAATATTTCAATACAACACCTTAACTTCATTAATTCTATTTGCTATTCTTTGAAACCTAAAACAAACTATGTCACCGCCTCTAATTTTCATTAATTTGTAGAATTTTCTCCAACCAGATCCTATACGCGCATCAGTAGATTTTGACGAAAGCACGTTGCAGGGGATGTCGTCTATCACACCAGTATGAAGTTGTACCGGAGGTGTTCCAAAACTTATAAAGAATGGAACGATCTGAGAAGGTaatagatgaaaaaaaaatgcgaaaacaattatgaaattgtaaaaaccataataaaacacattgaagttaaaaaaaaataaaggaataCGAAAATTAAACTAACCAATTCGTATTGTGCACAGCCACATTGACATGCAGTGAGGGTCAGTACCAACTGTGGATGTTTCCGTTCGTAAAAAACAACCACTTGAGATCCATATCTATTTTTCCAAAACTTTAATcctgtaaaaaaaattgttgaaaggGAATGAGGAGAATAGCATATTAGGGTTaataaaacatgaattttgaAGGAATGAGATTAGATTACAATAACATACACCAAAGAcatgaaaaattgatttcagATGAGAAAAAGTACATACCTTTGTATAATCATGAAGAAccagaaaaagagatcttgaagCCATGTAGAAAGGCTCAAAAAATACAAAACGCAGGAGATGGTTGAAGAAGCAGTGTAGGTCTAGGAGAAATCCAAATAATGGAGAGatgaatgaagaataagagTCTTATATATGCTTTTAAATAGAGAGGAGTGTAGGTTAAGGAGAAGGGTGTACATTAAGAGGAAAGGAGGAATGATTGCCATGTAGGATTTTAAATGAAATTAGCCAATCATAAGATGCCACGTAGGCGATGATTGGACCTAGAAAAACCcctgaatgtatatattatggataTATATTAACTAGTTCTCACAATTTTCATTTTGATCAAGTGGTTATGCTCAAATTCTGTGGCCATGAGGAACTAGAAGCACGAACCAAGAATCAAATGGCAAACAACACCTTAGGGACATGACTTAGGCATCAACACGAACCAGAAACGTCGTTAAGTAGGCGCAACCATAGACGGATCTATGTATAAAACTATGAGGACATGTGCCCTCACttgattttgaaaaaatcattagaaaaaaatttgagtagtaaaagtatgtggttttttatggtttttttttttgtaaaaaatgcTCTCACTTGGATTTCACATTGCTAAATGTCCTCACTTGAGTAGTTAAAGTATGTAATTTTTTATGGTTTCTTTGATAAAGAATGCTCTCACTTGTGTctcatttggtaaaaaatgtcatAACTTCTAATggtatatattaattttttttagcacAACATCAAATTTCTGAATCCGTCCCTGGGCACAACCAAGACTAACCAGAAACATAAGTGAAGGGCACCATGACGAACTAGAAACGAGAACAAGAAAAAAACAGTAAACATGAACTAGGGGTGCAAATAAACCAACAAGAAGAGCATCAAGTGTGTCATAAAATAGACAAAGGCTCGTACATATACAACGACGCTCGACCTTGACATGAGAACGCGAACCAAGGGGATGCGAGGAAAACGACCCATGCACAAAAGAGAGCATACAAGAATACTACGATTGCAAAACTAAGAACCAAGAGAACAAGAGCAACGTTAGTCACTTAACTGTGAACCAAAATCACAAACGACACAACTAACCCTAAATAACAATAAGAACATCGACGACTCTGAAAAGCAAATCAATCACGTCTTTGGCTAAAAGACTCGTAATACCATGTCAATAATTTCTCGCTTCATATCTTTCTTTCATATTATTCACAATATAAATAAAGCTTAGATATGTttgggagagtcacggcgaggacccatgggcCAAGGCTGAgaggagacaccaaggagattTTGGACActacatcttaacccaaaaccttaaggcattaggtttatagGACcttctccttataaactctccctcttaccttggtttctccaatgtgggacttgactctaacttttgattccaacaatctcccccatGGTCCTCTCGTCTGCAGAAGTTATCCACCATTGCACCGTCGTTCGCCGCTAACGGAACctgccgcctagccacactgtTAGGAGGACTTTCGACACAAGAAGTcgtcatggtcccacgaaccatcggctctgataccacttgttgggaaagtcacggcgaggacccatgggcCAAGGCTGAGAACAGACacaaggagatcttggacaccacatcttaacccaaaatcttaagacattaggtttatgagtccttctccttataaactctccctcttaccTTGGTTTCTCTAATGTGgaacttgactctaacacttgattccaacagttTGAGGTCTCTAACTTTATAAGAGAAATCAAATTTGATCGTGAAAAAATccttaaaatgttattttttagagttttttattaataaattaagtcATTATGTCTATGTGACATCAATTTCAATCAATCAACCTTCACATGACAAACCTACTAAGGTGACACTAGTCATTTTCATATCGGTTTTTGTTcctccaattttttttaatcacatCTAATCATTTTCTTTTGCATTCATGCATCATCTTGTCTAAATCTTACCCAAATAAAAAACCCCCCAAATCAAAATCCTAAACCATCTTCATATTCTTCTCTAAAATCAACTCACTGTTATCTCATTCCTGATGCCCCACCCTCTCCTGAATCTTCAAGGAGTGAGATttggaattttttaattatttattcttCAGCTTCCTATACTGTAAGTATAAACGAATCCGATGCGTCAAATGCCTCCAGCTCGTTGTTTATCCAGCAAACGGATTTAGAATTTGTCGTGACTCGTGGCTTCTAGAATTCTAGTTCGCACTGCTCTTATGAAATTAgcagggccggcccaagggtaaagccacccaagcaagggctttaggcctccaattttttttgttttttcttaagtaaaaaaggcccccaaaattaaaattaacaaaattttatATTAGATCAAACATGTTTCAAGGCCCCCAAAATTAAAATACGCTTTAGGTCTCATTTGGTGTTGGGCCGGCCTTGGAAATTAGGTACCATTTAAATTTGGTTATTATTATGTGTTCTGGATAGAAGCCAAGTTATTTTATGCATAAACATTTGAGCCTTTTATAGACGCGATCACTTTTTCCAAATCACAAGAAGATAATAGTGGGTTGATCTTCCAGACATGGTTTCTCCtttcactttcatcttcttgttGGTGATTTGGGAGAGGGTGAGGCATGGAGGACTCCGAtaatagtgttttttttttttatagtaaaTTGGTACAAATTATTCATTTTCAGggttcaaacccttacctttcACTTGCAATTATCATAAGCTCAATCATGTGAGCTACCCACCCCACCCCTCCGATAATAGTGTTGATTTTAGGGAAGAATATAAATGTtatttagattttttatttGGGTGTTTTTATCTGGATAAAATTTAGGGAAGAGGATGGAAGAAGTAGACGCAtgaatgaaggtggaagaaaAATGATTAGATgtaatcaaaaaaataaaaacttagaAATTAAAATTGATACGAAAAAGTTTACGTGGTCACCTCAGCTGATTAGGTTCGCCACATGAATGATTGACTTGTCAAAATTGCTGACACATGCATTAATACTtgatttgattaatttttttttcttctcatatATAACATCTTAAGGATTTATTTTTCAGTAACTCGATTTGATTTCTCTTATAAAGTAAGAgacctaaaaaatatttaagcCTATAAATAATACAAATCATTATAGCTCTTAATTGCAATTCCTAAT
This window harbors:
- the LOC130712543 gene encoding uncharacterized protein LOC130712543, which translates into the protein MVGNNTGDFRPCKNQDKITFKFETKVIPVSVEKVPLNLFKFADFEEILSPSFDQQILVELNAFLQAGNISNVVVVLLLAKLRTFQGEIQLQNAFNCSKLLFNPDHPDVVCLRKSLAKNNETSNQTLSQITDLSCPSAEDEFLKLYPRTTISGLVDCKTYYQRTIFIVFGSIEEIVIPDDWSYKACKCNKSVKHNEGRFWYCENCNKHVANPTLRIHDSNFEGGDKLSVPQEICDIMHKQFLFKVEAKEDFGGRFESTYTVKKICKDADIIMKFIHNEASGSDISVTDLKSLTEGQTIHAECRHNLHERFANIITEGEYKLTAELNCTKVMFNPNIPQAVSYRERYKLLLNVADDTGSATFTVFDREGCYLMNKKGNEILEKMEKTGSMEHPRQ